One stretch of Siphonobacter curvatus DNA includes these proteins:
- the aroB gene encoding 3-dehydroquinate synthase, with product MVQIAPITESLPAFLASHSFSQVAVLVDEQTLQHCYPRIQALLPPHTLIQIRSGESEKHLETATQIWEGLTKAAFDRHGLLINLGGGVIGDMGGFCAATYKRGIAFIQIPSTLLSQVDASVGGKLGIDFQGLKNHIGVFQIPDAVLIDADFLATLPPRELRSGFAEVIKHCLIADAAKWEELRQQSWETQNWTDLIAHSVAIKERVTQADPTEKGLRKILNFGHTLGHAIETYFLEEPEKRLLHGEAIAAGMLTEAFLSRQRGWLTEEQFATIQSYLLQTYGKAQIPTDAFEAIVELTAQDKKNRGKEVRFSLLEGIGSCRFDIPVSNSEMQEALTYYAGL from the coding sequence ATGGTACAGATCGCCCCAATTACCGAAAGCCTGCCCGCTTTCCTTGCCTCGCACTCCTTTTCTCAGGTAGCCGTTCTGGTGGACGAGCAAACCCTTCAGCACTGCTATCCTCGCATTCAGGCCTTACTGCCCCCGCATACGCTGATTCAGATTCGTTCGGGTGAAAGTGAAAAGCACTTGGAAACGGCCACACAAATCTGGGAAGGGCTTACGAAAGCGGCTTTCGACCGCCACGGCCTGCTGATCAATCTCGGCGGTGGCGTTATTGGTGATATGGGCGGCTTCTGTGCGGCGACCTACAAACGGGGTATTGCCTTCATTCAAATCCCCTCGACCTTACTTTCGCAGGTTGATGCCAGCGTAGGCGGCAAACTGGGCATTGATTTCCAAGGCTTAAAAAATCATATTGGCGTTTTCCAGATTCCCGACGCCGTTCTGATTGATGCCGATTTTCTGGCTACGCTCCCGCCCCGCGAGCTTCGGTCAGGTTTTGCCGAGGTTATCAAACATTGCCTTATCGCCGATGCGGCTAAATGGGAGGAGCTCCGTCAACAAAGCTGGGAAACGCAGAACTGGACGGACCTGATCGCTCATTCCGTCGCCATTAAAGAACGGGTGACGCAGGCCGATCCTACGGAAAAAGGATTACGAAAGATTCTCAATTTCGGTCATACGCTCGGTCACGCCATCGAAACGTATTTTCTGGAAGAGCCCGAAAAGCGGCTGCTGCACGGGGAAGCCATTGCGGCGGGCATGCTGACAGAGGCGTTTCTGAGTCGGCAACGGGGCTGGCTGACGGAAGAACAATTCGCCACGATTCAATCGTACCTGCTTCAAACCTACGGCAAAGCCCAGATTCCTACCGATGCCTTCGAGGCAATCGTCGAATTAACGGCTCAGGACAAGAAAAACCGGGGTAAGGAAGTTCGGTTCTCCCTACTCGAGGGCATTGGTAGCTGTCGCTTCGACATTCCCGTATCCAACTCCGAAATGCAGGAAGCTCTGACGTACTACGCGGGCCTGTAA
- a CDS encoding Crp/Fnr family transcriptional regulator, whose translation MHIITFLQQHLPLSAEVVEELQKIIVREHLPKNHVLVRPGQHCRRLFFIEEGLIREHYQSLSGKETTYRFHTEDNFVTADESFIDGQPSQYYLETLEETTLCSISHEDFEQLLKRHPLFEQLHVLVMHQVMREMKERITALQFQTATERYESLLQNQPSIFQRVSLGHIASYLGISQETLSRIRSKK comes from the coding sequence ATGCATATTATTACCTTCCTTCAACAGCACTTACCCTTATCTGCGGAAGTCGTCGAAGAGCTTCAGAAAATTATTGTTCGGGAACACCTTCCGAAAAACCACGTGCTGGTCCGGCCGGGCCAGCACTGTCGACGGCTCTTTTTCATTGAAGAAGGTCTCATTCGGGAACATTATCAAAGCCTCTCGGGGAAAGAAACGACGTACCGCTTTCATACGGAAGACAATTTCGTAACGGCAGACGAAAGTTTCATTGACGGTCAACCCAGTCAGTATTACCTGGAAACCCTGGAGGAGACAACGCTGTGTTCCATCTCGCACGAAGACTTTGAGCAGTTGCTCAAACGGCATCCCCTTTTCGAACAATTGCACGTTCTGGTCATGCACCAGGTCATGCGGGAAATGAAGGAACGCATCACGGCCCTGCAATTTCAAACGGCCACCGAACGCTACGAGTCGTTACTCCAAAATCAACCCTCTATTTTTCAGCGGGTCAGCCTGGGCCATATTGCTTCGTACCTCGGCATCTCGCAGGAGACGTTGAGTCGAATTCGGAGTAAAAAGTAG
- a CDS encoding efflux RND transporter periplasmic adaptor subunit — protein sequence MKPKPYFSISVAAFVLASCQSKPAPETATADPAVPVITQTVSRSSSENQISISGNVEGNRTVKLGFLVAGKINYIAATEGQPVAAGKVLASLDPTSYRLGVDAATASVNQVQDEYNRLKLMHDRNSLSDADFAKVSNGLKQAQAQAGLQKKNLSDTKLYAPFSGVLLKKNTEIGEIVGSGMPLFIVSDIQKVKVNAAIPESELQRVKIGQSAQVYISALDSTFTGKVTEVGSAADATTRSFSVKIELRNPKLLIRPGMVAEVKLPSTQKTESLTLPAEAVLHDTDNSSYVFVADSQKKQAFKRRVSIGRLLDSTIEITSGLQPGELVITGGQQKIHDGSAVQLTNTQL from the coding sequence ATGAAACCCAAGCCTTATTTTTCCATCAGTGTAGCAGCCTTCGTACTCGCCAGCTGCCAGAGCAAACCCGCTCCTGAAACCGCCACCGCCGATCCGGCCGTACCGGTCATTACGCAAACGGTTAGTCGTTCTTCTTCAGAAAACCAGATTTCGATCAGCGGAAACGTCGAAGGCAACCGGACCGTCAAACTCGGTTTTCTCGTGGCGGGAAAAATCAACTATATCGCCGCTACGGAAGGCCAGCCCGTAGCCGCCGGAAAAGTACTCGCCAGTCTGGACCCTACCAGTTACCGGCTCGGCGTGGACGCGGCTACCGCCAGCGTCAATCAGGTGCAGGATGAGTATAACCGGCTCAAGCTTATGCACGATCGTAACAGCCTGAGCGATGCCGATTTCGCCAAAGTCTCCAACGGACTCAAACAGGCTCAAGCCCAGGCCGGACTCCAGAAAAAGAATCTTTCGGATACGAAGCTCTACGCTCCTTTCTCGGGTGTATTGCTCAAAAAGAATACGGAGATTGGTGAAATCGTAGGTTCGGGAATGCCCCTATTTATCGTCTCGGATATCCAGAAAGTAAAAGTCAACGCGGCTATTCCGGAATCGGAATTACAGCGGGTGAAAATCGGTCAGTCAGCTCAGGTGTACATCTCAGCCCTCGACAGCACCTTTACCGGAAAAGTGACCGAAGTAGGTTCCGCCGCCGATGCGACGACGCGTTCGTTTTCGGTGAAAATCGAATTACGCAATCCCAAGCTCCTGATTCGTCCCGGTATGGTGGCCGAAGTGAAGCTGCCTTCGACGCAGAAAACGGAATCACTGACCTTACCCGCCGAAGCCGTCTTGCACGATACTGATAATTCTTCCTACGTTTTTGTAGCTGACTCGCAGAAAAAGCAGGCCTTTAAACGTCGCGTATCCATCGGTCGCCTGCTGGATTCTACCATTGAAATTACTTCGGGTTTACAGCCGGGCGAGCTGGTCATTACGGGTGGACAGCAAAAAATCCACGACGGTTCTGCCGTTCAGCTTACCAATACGCAACTTTAA
- a CDS encoding efflux RND transporter permease subunit, translating into MNFVKSSLKYSQVTLTVLLMVFAVGVHSLLTMPRREDPKITIRTGLVLAYFPGANSAQVEDQVTKKLEQYLFQFEEVKKSKTFSTTRDGAVVINVELEDKVKDPDVFWSKLRHELLVAKTLALPEGVRGPIVNSDFGDTEALVIGIESDQASYNELKDYLQKVEDQLRTLPAVSKIKRIGEQKEQIVITSNSEKLAQYGIKFTQVMNVLKSQNAISPTGNVKTGTAEVPLYANGGYSTESQIASQIIGTSKTGDVIRLGDVARITRQYQDPTSTTTVNGHRALMLAVEMHEGNNIVSFGKDVDAQLEAVQKLLPSTVKLTTIVNQPHLVDENVGHFIREFFLAIVSVVIVVILLLPFRIAAVAAMAIPMTVAVTFALLHAFGIELHQVSLAALIVVLGMVVDDAIVIADNYVELLDEGLDRWTAAWRSASDLVVPVLAATITIIASFMPMVILSGSVGEFIFALPITVAIALSASFIVAMILTPLLCYTFIKKGLHDPSEANKKKRTSLLDRMQNGYNAAIDWCMRHSGVTILGSLLTVALAGLLFTTIRQKFFPAAERNQFVVELWMPTGTKLDKTRAAISKIENVVKKDQRVTSYATFAGTSAPRFYYNFSPEVPVTNYAQILINTTDIASTQAMAEELTRQVDALVPEGRPQVKLMQQGTVTKAPVEVRIVGDDLPTLKQIGVQVDSVLRNTPGSAMVRTDFMEDYYGVNINLKGEANRLGFTTSSIGQTIYAGFNGAPVTTLYEGTTPVDLVVRLDETNRRNFDDLLNTYLSSPVTGASVPLRQIADLQPAWQTGRIMHRNGVRTLTVQSETQANLLPSELLKAVQPKIESLKLPAGYRIEYGGEYEGQKETFSQMVVVMVISIVLIFLILLFQFRNIKEAFLVMLTIPLSLFGAFLGLILTHNNFGFTAFVGLISLSGIVVRNAIILVDHTNELLKHGMDIPTAAAESGKRRLRPIFLTAMAAAIGVLPMILSGSPMWSPLASVIAVGVVWSMIMALLTVPVLYVKMIKPKDKAYLMSVGRDTQPV; encoded by the coding sequence ATGAATTTTGTCAAATCATCCCTAAAATATTCGCAGGTTACGCTGACGGTACTGCTGATGGTTTTTGCCGTTGGTGTACATTCCCTGCTGACCATGCCCCGCCGGGAAGACCCCAAGATTACCATTCGTACGGGTCTGGTACTGGCGTATTTCCCCGGAGCGAATTCCGCTCAGGTGGAAGATCAGGTTACCAAAAAGCTGGAACAATACCTGTTTCAGTTTGAAGAAGTGAAGAAATCAAAAACCTTCTCCACAACCCGCGACGGAGCTGTCGTGATTAATGTGGAGCTGGAGGATAAGGTGAAAGATCCGGACGTGTTCTGGAGTAAACTGCGGCACGAATTACTCGTCGCCAAAACGCTGGCTCTGCCCGAAGGTGTACGTGGCCCGATCGTCAACTCCGATTTCGGTGATACGGAAGCTTTGGTTATCGGGATCGAATCCGATCAGGCTTCGTACAACGAGTTGAAAGATTATCTGCAAAAAGTAGAAGATCAGCTCCGAACGTTGCCCGCCGTGTCGAAAATCAAACGCATTGGCGAGCAGAAAGAACAGATCGTCATTACGAGCAATTCCGAAAAACTGGCTCAGTACGGCATCAAGTTCACGCAGGTGATGAACGTACTGAAATCCCAGAATGCCATTAGTCCGACGGGAAATGTGAAAACCGGAACGGCGGAGGTACCGCTCTACGCCAACGGTGGTTACAGCACCGAAAGCCAGATTGCCAGTCAGATCATCGGTACTTCCAAAACCGGAGACGTGATTCGACTCGGCGACGTAGCCCGCATCACCCGTCAGTACCAGGACCCCACGAGTACGACAACCGTAAACGGACACCGGGCCCTGATGCTAGCCGTGGAAATGCACGAAGGAAACAACATTGTGTCATTCGGCAAGGACGTTGATGCTCAGCTGGAAGCCGTGCAGAAATTATTACCGAGTACGGTGAAACTGACTACGATTGTCAATCAGCCGCATCTGGTGGATGAGAACGTTGGTCACTTCATCCGGGAATTTTTCCTGGCCATTGTTTCAGTGGTGATTGTCGTGATTTTGCTCCTGCCCTTCCGCATTGCGGCGGTGGCAGCCATGGCGATTCCGATGACGGTTGCCGTCACTTTTGCCCTGCTGCACGCCTTCGGTATCGAGCTGCATCAGGTGTCGCTGGCGGCCTTGATTGTGGTACTGGGCATGGTAGTCGATGATGCCATTGTCATTGCCGATAACTACGTGGAACTGCTCGATGAAGGACTGGACCGCTGGACGGCCGCCTGGCGGAGTGCCAGTGACCTGGTGGTTCCCGTACTCGCGGCAACGATTACGATCATTGCTTCCTTTATGCCGATGGTTATTCTGTCGGGCTCGGTGGGTGAATTCATTTTTGCTCTGCCTATTACAGTAGCCATTGCCTTGTCGGCTTCGTTCATCGTAGCCATGATTTTGACGCCACTGCTGTGTTACACCTTCATCAAAAAAGGCTTACACGATCCTTCCGAAGCCAACAAGAAGAAACGTACGTCCCTGCTGGACCGGATGCAGAATGGCTACAACGCGGCCATCGACTGGTGCATGCGTCATTCCGGCGTAACGATTCTGGGCAGTTTGCTGACGGTTGCCCTGGCGGGTTTACTCTTCACCACGATTCGTCAGAAGTTTTTCCCAGCGGCGGAGCGAAATCAGTTCGTCGTGGAATTGTGGATGCCAACGGGTACGAAACTTGATAAAACCCGGGCGGCCATCAGTAAAATTGAAAACGTTGTCAAGAAAGATCAGCGGGTAACGAGTTACGCCACCTTTGCCGGAACAAGTGCTCCCCGATTCTATTACAACTTTTCGCCCGAAGTACCCGTCACCAACTACGCCCAGATTCTGATCAATACCACGGACATTGCCAGTACACAGGCGATGGCGGAAGAACTGACGCGTCAGGTCGATGCTCTGGTGCCCGAAGGACGTCCGCAGGTCAAACTCATGCAACAGGGTACGGTTACCAAAGCTCCGGTGGAAGTACGCATCGTGGGCGACGATCTGCCGACGCTCAAGCAAATCGGCGTACAGGTAGATAGTGTTCTGCGAAATACCCCCGGCAGTGCCATGGTGCGTACCGATTTTATGGAAGATTATTACGGGGTGAATATCAACCTCAAGGGTGAAGCCAACCGACTGGGTTTTACCACCTCCAGTATAGGGCAAACGATTTACGCCGGTTTCAACGGGGCTCCTGTGACCACCTTGTACGAAGGCACAACACCCGTGGATCTGGTGGTACGGCTGGACGAAACCAACCGCCGCAACTTCGATGATTTGCTCAACACGTACCTCTCCTCGCCCGTCACAGGAGCTTCGGTACCCTTGCGGCAAATCGCTGACCTGCAACCCGCCTGGCAAACGGGCCGCATCATGCACCGCAACGGCGTTCGCACCCTAACAGTACAAAGCGAAACGCAGGCCAATCTGCTACCCTCGGAACTGCTCAAGGCGGTTCAACCCAAAATTGAGTCGCTGAAATTGCCCGCTGGTTACCGCATTGAATACGGGGGCGAGTACGAAGGACAGAAAGAGACGTTCAGTCAGATGGTTGTGGTTATGGTGATCAGTATCGTCCTGATATTCCTGATTCTGTTGTTCCAGTTCCGGAATATCAAGGAAGCTTTTCTGGTAATGCTGACGATTCCGCTGAGTTTATTCGGGGCGTTTCTGGGACTGATTCTCACGCATAACAACTTTGGCTTTACAGCTTTCGTCGGACTGATTAGTCTGTCCGGGATTGTGGTACGAAATGCGATCATCCTCGTCGATCATACCAACGAACTGCTCAAACACGGCATGGACATTCCTACCGCCGCCGCCGAATCGGGGAAACGACGCTTACGTCCGATTTTCCTGACGGCCATGGCCGCTGCCATTGGCGTGCTACCCATGATTCTCTCGGGATCGCCCATGTGGAGTCCGTTGGCGAGTGTGATTGCCGTGGGCGTGGTCTGGTCGATGATTATGGCCCTGCTGACAGTACCCGTGCTGTACGTGAAAATGATTAAACCGAAAGACAAAGCGTATCTGATGAGCGTTGGCCGCGATACGCAACCCGTCTAA
- a CDS encoding TolC family protein → MKKVLLYSFLLGSAWSVQAQEVLSLEEAKSQALQHNRLLSIQKEKVRESEYKVTEAKTKNKPQFLASGMYVFNGITKDLAIPAGAFGQVGGTYLPQQPVPLFQSKHNLFLGSVGAYQPISQLGKIRVGVKAAEADVRIAQTQVTKAELEVLQGVEKLYYGVLIAQKQLDEANANVQLTQAKLYDVESALLAGKTDEVYKVGLQADLANQQQKVVQILNQMEDYEADLKVVLGVPDTDSLRLTDVSVAGLAVQPLNTYLEEARQSNPDVKLATQTIEKVEYGIEAARKDKLPNVGVLAGYNYQNVISDLPANNYFLGLNVSWNIYDFGKRRSEENQRLSQKKQAEAYQAHTQEDVAAKISKAYRKVTQSQRLITVAQQAVTLRREEVRMKTNAKEAGLKLEKDLLESKASLAKAEQDLYGAQLAYRLAIAELNTLAGIR, encoded by the coding sequence ATGAAAAAGGTTTTGTTATACAGCTTTCTGCTCGGCTCGGCGTGGTCCGTCCAAGCCCAGGAAGTACTCTCGCTGGAAGAAGCCAAAAGTCAGGCTTTACAGCATAATCGCTTGCTGAGTATTCAGAAAGAGAAAGTCCGCGAAAGCGAATACAAAGTCACCGAAGCCAAGACGAAGAATAAACCACAATTTCTGGCTTCGGGCATGTACGTCTTCAACGGGATTACGAAAGATCTGGCGATTCCCGCCGGAGCCTTTGGTCAGGTGGGAGGCACGTATCTGCCGCAACAACCCGTTCCCTTATTTCAGAGTAAACATAACCTCTTTCTCGGCTCGGTTGGAGCGTACCAGCCCATTAGTCAGCTTGGAAAAATCAGGGTGGGTGTGAAAGCCGCCGAAGCCGACGTACGCATCGCCCAAACGCAGGTAACTAAAGCCGAGCTGGAGGTATTACAGGGCGTGGAGAAGCTGTATTACGGCGTGCTGATCGCTCAGAAGCAACTCGACGAAGCCAACGCCAATGTGCAGCTTACCCAGGCCAAGCTCTACGACGTAGAAAGTGCCCTGCTCGCGGGAAAAACCGACGAAGTATACAAAGTAGGTTTACAAGCCGATCTGGCCAACCAGCAGCAAAAAGTGGTGCAGATTCTGAACCAGATGGAAGATTATGAGGCGGATCTGAAAGTCGTACTCGGGGTGCCAGATACGGATTCCTTACGGCTCACTGACGTTAGCGTGGCTGGACTGGCCGTGCAGCCGTTGAATACCTATTTGGAAGAAGCCCGGCAATCCAATCCGGACGTAAAACTGGCGACGCAAACCATCGAAAAAGTGGAGTACGGCATTGAAGCCGCCCGCAAGGACAAGTTGCCTAACGTCGGCGTACTGGCTGGCTACAATTACCAGAACGTCATTTCGGATTTACCAGCGAATAATTATTTCCTGGGACTGAACGTAAGCTGGAATATCTATGATTTCGGCAAACGCCGTTCAGAAGAAAACCAGCGGCTTTCGCAAAAGAAACAGGCCGAAGCCTATCAGGCTCATACGCAGGAAGATGTAGCCGCTAAAATCAGTAAAGCGTACCGAAAAGTGACACAGTCGCAACGCCTCATTACGGTGGCCCAGCAGGCGGTTACCCTACGTCGCGAGGAAGTACGGATGAAAACCAATGCGAAAGAAGCGGGACTGAAACTGGAAAAAGATTTGCTGGAATCGAAGGCGAGTCTGGCGAAGGCGGAGCAGGATCTGTACGGGGCTCAACTGGCCTATCGGCTGGCCATTGCGGAATTGAATACGCTGGCGGGCATTCGCTAA
- a CDS encoding FAD-binding and (Fe-S)-binding domain-containing protein, producing the protein MTTATARLITKPSVPTEALRDLAARLEGEFYYDETMRTLYATDASAYREFPTAVALPKTQEDLKTLIAFARQHHTSLIPRTAGTSLAGQVVGAGIVVDVSKYFNKILEINPEEGWVRVQPGVVRDELNLFLKPYGFLFGPETSTANRAMIGGMVGNNSCGSNSVVYGSTREHVLEVKTLLADGSEATFGSLSAAQPLVQSLLKGDASLPGISNPFEADIYRKTFEILKDTANQEEIRKNFPKPSIERRNTGYALDMLLYCEPFTPGGMDFNFCQLLAGSEGTLCFLTEIKLHINPLPPKEAGLICVHFHSVDEALRANIIAMQYKPSASELIDHYILECTKENIEQSKNRFFVQGDPGAILVVEFRRETREEILEVAARMEAEMKAAHLGYHFPILFGADTGKIWALRKAGLGLLSNLPGDEKAVAVIEDTTVDIHDLPDYIRDFNEILAKNGMSAVHYAHAGSGEIHLRPIINLKTREGNQQFRLIAEEIAKLVKKYDGSLSGEHGDGRLRGEFISWMVGEKNYALMKEVKRMWDPENIFNPGKVVDTPPMHTFLRYEPGQQTPHFQTFFRYQNQDVLQHAEQCNGSGDCRKTELSGGTMCPSFMATRNEKETTRARANILREFLTNSTQTNRFAHDEIKEVLDLCLLCKGCKAECPSNVDMAKLKMEFLQHYYEAKGVPLRSRLVANFTSLNKLASLAPWAYNGIFDTPALRRVANKMVGFHPDRTMPLLAKQTFINWWNKEAKTKKPLAPSFYLFADEFTNYNDVEIGKKVVQLFERLGYNVLLPGENMQSGRPQLSKGLLKMAKEVANRNVRLLRTLITKDTPLVGVEPSAILTFRDEYPDLVDEELVDDAKAIASHTYTFEEYLAQELDAKRIKADQFTTEKRLIKLHGHCQQKAMSSLVPSKKILSLPANYEVQLIPSGCCGMAGSFGYEAEHYDVSMKIGELVLFPTIRKQPEDVIIAAAGTSCRHQIHDGTGREALHPAEILWNALAK; encoded by the coding sequence ATGACTACAGCAACGGCTCGATTAATTACGAAGCCTTCTGTCCCGACCGAAGCTCTCCGTGACCTCGCTGCCCGCCTTGAAGGCGAATTCTATTACGACGAAACCATGCGTACGCTTTACGCAACGGATGCCTCGGCGTATCGCGAGTTTCCTACGGCTGTAGCCTTGCCCAAGACGCAGGAAGACCTTAAAACGCTCATCGCCTTTGCCCGGCAGCACCACACCTCGCTTATTCCGCGTACCGCCGGTACGTCTCTGGCGGGTCAGGTAGTGGGGGCCGGTATTGTGGTTGACGTTTCCAAATATTTTAATAAAATCCTGGAAATCAATCCCGAAGAGGGGTGGGTACGGGTACAGCCCGGCGTCGTACGCGACGAACTGAACCTGTTCCTGAAACCCTACGGATTTCTGTTTGGCCCCGAAACGTCCACGGCTAACCGGGCCATGATTGGGGGTATGGTGGGCAATAACTCCTGCGGTTCCAACTCCGTCGTTTACGGCTCCACGCGGGAACACGTTCTGGAAGTGAAAACCCTACTGGCGGATGGCTCGGAGGCAACGTTTGGTTCCCTTTCGGCAGCTCAGCCCCTGGTGCAATCTTTGCTCAAAGGTGATGCCTCCTTGCCAGGTATTTCCAATCCTTTCGAAGCGGACATTTATCGCAAGACCTTTGAAATTTTAAAGGATACTGCAAATCAGGAAGAAATCCGTAAGAACTTCCCAAAACCCAGCATCGAACGCCGGAATACGGGATATGCCCTGGATATGCTGCTCTACTGCGAGCCGTTTACGCCCGGAGGTATGGATTTCAACTTCTGCCAGCTCCTGGCCGGATCGGAAGGTACGCTTTGCTTTCTGACGGAAATCAAATTGCACATCAATCCTCTACCACCCAAGGAAGCGGGTTTGATTTGCGTACACTTCCATTCGGTCGATGAGGCCTTACGGGCCAATATCATCGCCATGCAGTATAAGCCATCGGCGAGTGAGTTGATCGACCATTATATTCTGGAGTGTACGAAAGAAAACATCGAACAGAGTAAAAACCGCTTTTTCGTGCAGGGCGACCCCGGAGCCATTCTGGTGGTTGAATTCCGTCGGGAAACGCGGGAGGAAATTCTGGAAGTTGCCGCCCGCATGGAAGCCGAAATGAAAGCGGCTCACCTGGGCTACCACTTCCCCATCCTGTTCGGAGCCGATACGGGTAAAATCTGGGCCCTGCGTAAAGCAGGATTAGGCCTGCTTTCCAACCTGCCCGGCGACGAAAAAGCCGTGGCGGTGATTGAGGATACGACGGTCGATATCCATGACCTGCCCGATTACATTCGGGATTTCAACGAAATTCTGGCTAAAAACGGCATGAGTGCCGTGCATTACGCCCACGCGGGTTCGGGCGAGATTCACCTGCGTCCGATCATCAACCTGAAGACCCGCGAGGGGAATCAGCAATTCCGGTTGATTGCCGAAGAAATTGCCAAACTGGTAAAGAAATACGACGGTTCGCTTTCGGGTGAACACGGCGATGGGCGTCTGCGAGGCGAGTTCATTTCCTGGATGGTGGGTGAGAAAAACTACGCCCTCATGAAGGAAGTGAAGCGGATGTGGGATCCGGAAAATATTTTCAATCCCGGAAAAGTGGTCGATACGCCGCCCATGCATACCTTTCTGCGGTACGAACCGGGTCAGCAAACGCCGCATTTCCAGACCTTTTTCCGGTATCAGAATCAGGACGTGCTGCAACACGCCGAGCAGTGTAACGGTTCGGGCGACTGCCGCAAGACGGAGTTGAGCGGCGGTACGATGTGCCCCAGTTTCATGGCGACGCGAAACGAGAAGGAAACGACGCGGGCCCGGGCCAACATCCTGCGGGAGTTCCTGACCAATTCCACGCAAACCAACCGTTTTGCCCACGACGAAATCAAGGAAGTACTCGACCTCTGCCTGCTCTGCAAGGGTTGCAAGGCCGAATGCCCTTCGAACGTGGATATGGCGAAACTCAAAATGGAGTTTTTGCAGCATTACTACGAAGCCAAAGGCGTACCGCTGCGTTCGAGGCTGGTGGCTAATTTCACTTCGCTGAATAAACTGGCTAGCCTGGCTCCCTGGGCGTATAACGGCATTTTTGATACCCCGGCCTTGCGACGCGTGGCGAATAAAATGGTCGGCTTCCACCCGGATCGTACCATGCCTTTGCTGGCGAAACAAACCTTTATCAACTGGTGGAATAAGGAAGCCAAAACGAAAAAACCGTTAGCTCCGAGTTTCTACCTATTTGCCGATGAATTCACCAATTACAATGACGTGGAAATTGGCAAGAAAGTGGTACAACTCTTTGAGCGACTGGGTTACAATGTGCTATTACCCGGCGAAAACATGCAATCAGGCCGGCCTCAGTTGTCGAAAGGTTTACTGAAAATGGCGAAAGAAGTAGCCAACCGTAACGTTCGGCTGCTGCGTACGCTTATCACGAAAGATACGCCGCTGGTGGGTGTAGAGCCTTCGGCCATTCTCACTTTCCGCGATGAGTATCCTGATTTAGTGGATGAGGAATTGGTTGACGATGCTAAGGCTATTGCCTCGCATACCTATACGTTCGAGGAATATCTGGCCCAGGAACTCGACGCCAAACGCATCAAAGCGGACCAGTTTACGACCGAAAAACGGCTGATTAAACTGCACGGGCACTGTCAGCAAAAGGCCATGAGTTCGCTCGTACCGAGCAAGAAAATTCTGTCGCTACCCGCTAACTACGAGGTACAACTGATTCCCTCGGGCTGCTGCGGTATGGCCGGAAGTTTTGGGTACGAAGCCGAGCATTACGACGTTTCCATGAAAATTGGGGAACTGGTTCTTTTCCCAACGATTCGTAAACAACCCGAAGACGTGATCATCGCCGCAGCGGGTACGAGCTGCCGCCACCAGATTCACGATGGTACGGGTCGGGAAGCTCTGCACCCGGCGGAGATTTTGTGGAATGCGTTGGCTAAATAG
- a CDS encoding pirin family protein: MALRTIHKLIHPQPRPMGPLTMHQPLPTAGIDQIDPFLLLHHHGPQNFPGRNSGLPFGPHPHRGFETVTFIYEGDVQHRDSSGFASTIERGGVQWMTAGSGLIHSEGSSPEFRQKGGPVELIQLWTNLPAQFKMVAPHYTGLQQKDIPTVALDKGIAAVVSGTWEHTQGPIQPIYEVALANITLEADGSFTRTIEANQNILFYLLNGSITVNGTVISGRTLVVFANEGEEIQVQASAYSRILLGSALPIQEPVVTHGPFVMNTREEIQDALYDYQMGKMGTL; encoded by the coding sequence ATGGCACTTCGCACCATTCATAAACTCATTCATCCGCAGCCTCGCCCAATGGGGCCGCTAACGATGCACCAACCCCTACCCACTGCCGGAATTGATCAAATTGATCCGTTCCTGTTACTGCACCACCACGGTCCACAAAACTTTCCTGGTCGCAACAGCGGCTTACCCTTTGGCCCCCACCCCCACCGGGGTTTTGAAACCGTTACCTTCATTTACGAAGGTGATGTGCAGCACCGGGATAGCAGCGGTTTTGCCAGTACGATTGAAAGAGGGGGCGTTCAGTGGATGACGGCAGGGAGTGGGTTGATTCACTCGGAAGGCTCATCGCCTGAATTTCGGCAAAAAGGGGGTCCTGTTGAACTCATTCAGCTATGGACTAATTTGCCCGCTCAATTCAAAATGGTGGCTCCTCACTACACGGGGTTACAGCAAAAAGACATCCCGACCGTAGCCCTTGACAAAGGTATTGCAGCGGTGGTTTCGGGAACCTGGGAACATACGCAGGGGCCCATTCAACCAATTTATGAGGTTGCACTAGCAAACATTACCCTGGAGGCGGATGGAAGTTTCACCCGTACCATCGAAGCGAACCAGAATATTCTGTTCTATTTACTCAATGGAAGTATTACCGTCAACGGAACGGTCATTAGTGGTCGAACGCTGGTCGTTTTTGCGAACGAGGGGGAAGAAATTCAGGTACAAGCCTCGGCCTATTCACGGATTCTTCTGGGTTCGGCCCTGCCCATCCAGGAACCCGTCGTCACGCACGGGCCGTTTGTGATGAATACCCGGGAAGAAATTCAGGATGCTCTGTACGATTACCAAATGGGTAAAATGGGAACACTGTAA